Proteins encoded together in one Terriglobus saanensis SP1PR4 window:
- the argF gene encoding ornithine carbamoyltransferase, with amino-acid sequence MGTKTLVMQPKMNEEVGKSMMGTKSSAVLGIQSDAAFMEAAKQLRGRDLCSIADLSVQELAAIMELAHAVKAHPEDFRHALDAQQMVLIFEKASLRTRLTFEAAVNTCGGNAIFVDQTQSPLGERESLGDMAHNLERWMNIIVLRTYSHDTVLEMAATSKVPVINALSDYEHPCQAIADFFTLEEKFGSCEGLKFTYVGDGNNVCHSLILAGALLGAHCTVATPRNYEPKLEIIHKAIAICEETGGSLQLTHDAIKAATGADAIYTDVCISMGQEHEATKRAPIFKPYQVNEALMAQASEHAVFMHCLPAHRGAEVTDAVMDSPQAVIFDQAENRLHAQKALMLMLLGGAKRIQRKRGPDGKKRTTLA; translated from the coding sequence ATGGGGACTAAGACACTGGTAATGCAACCGAAGATGAACGAGGAAGTGGGAAAGAGCATGATGGGAACAAAGTCGAGCGCCGTCCTGGGGATCCAGTCCGATGCTGCTTTCATGGAAGCAGCGAAGCAGTTGCGTGGGCGCGATCTGTGCTCTATCGCCGACCTGTCCGTGCAGGAACTCGCTGCGATCATGGAACTGGCACACGCCGTAAAAGCTCATCCGGAAGACTTCCGTCACGCCCTGGATGCCCAGCAGATGGTGTTGATCTTCGAGAAGGCTTCCCTACGCACGCGCCTGACCTTTGAAGCCGCGGTGAATACCTGCGGCGGCAATGCGATCTTTGTCGACCAAACACAATCTCCTCTAGGTGAACGCGAATCGCTGGGCGACATGGCGCACAATCTTGAGCGCTGGATGAACATCATCGTGCTGCGTACTTACTCCCACGATACAGTGCTGGAGATGGCAGCAACAAGCAAGGTACCCGTCATCAATGCGCTCTCCGATTACGAGCATCCCTGCCAGGCAATTGCGGATTTCTTCACACTGGAAGAGAAGTTCGGATCGTGCGAAGGCTTGAAGTTCACCTACGTTGGTGACGGAAACAACGTGTGTCATTCGCTGATTCTGGCTGGGGCCCTGCTCGGTGCACACTGCACCGTGGCGACACCCAGAAACTACGAACCAAAGCTTGAGATCATCCACAAGGCGATCGCTATCTGCGAAGAGACTGGCGGAAGTCTGCAGCTCACGCATGATGCGATAAAGGCGGCGACCGGGGCCGATGCGATCTACACAGACGTCTGCATCTCGATGGGCCAGGAGCATGAGGCAACCAAGCGCGCACCCATCTTCAAGCCCTATCAGGTCAACGAAGCACTGATGGCACAGGCCTCAGAACACGCGGTCTTTATGCATTGTCTTCCTGCGCATCGCGGTGCCGAAGTGACGGATGCGGTGATGGATTCACCACAGGCTGTCATCTTCGACCAGGCGGAGAATCGTCTTCACGCGCAAAAGGCTCTCATGCTCATGCTGCTGGGCGGAGCGAAGCGGATCCAGCGGAAGCGCGGACCAGATGGCAAGAAGCGCACCACGCTGGCATAG